The genomic region gcataactcggaggtgccgtacgttcgttacttggatcggtcggatcgggaagacgtacgactacttcctctatgttgtgttagcgcttccgttgccggtctacgagggtacgtagacaacaccctcccctctcgtttctatgcatcaccatgatcttgcgtgtgcgtaggaacttttttgaaattactacgttccccaacagtacacaCTCGCCATAATACAGACCCTATTACAAGTTTGAGTTCCAGAGACAACACTTGTATGAGGAGCTTATTTGGTCCAGCCTTGAAAATATTCTCATCTGGATAATATTTAGCACTCAACACAGTGGTGTCATATTATGTCTCACCGATGGGGTATCAGTGTATGTGAGTTATTTAGAACATCTTCAATAAGACCTCTCATTTCTTTGTCATATGCCTGGACGAACAACCCAaacaaaagagagaaagaaaaatgcatacAACTGGACACTTCAAACCGTATCCATATGCCCGAGTTGTTCGCAAATCCCCAAACCCaacccatatatatatatgtaagagcggcggcggggagggggggTGCCTCGACGTGTCTACATAACCTTGCTCACTGGATCCAGATCACTTCCTTTTCTTGTTCCGTTTCTCTctctttcctttctctctctctctctctgcaattTTATGGACAAGTGGGGCGGTCAAATGTAGGGTGTAGTTGCGTTCGAGGACAAATGGGGTTTTCGTCGGCACGCCAATCCAGATCTGTTCCAATTTTATCGGATGTCCCCAAAGGGAAGATATGTCAATCCAGTTGAATATGCTCTTAGACAGTACGTGAGCCCAAGTTAATCTTCACGAGTTTTCTCCCCTTCCCTATGGCGGCGAGGGTAAATTTTCTCCTTCAGACTTCGCCGACAAGCTCATGGATTAGCCCCCTTCTCTTTGCCGCTTTAGCGGCCTGTGGCGGGGAGGAAAATCCTAGTGCCTTCACTCGGGCTAGTAGTTTATGTTAAGTTTTTTTAGTCCTCGTAGCTGTGGCGCTGGGGCAATTGGCGACGCTTCGTCTTCGAGTTTGTGTTCTGGGCTCTTCGATCCTCCTCAAGTTTGTCGATTGAGACGTATTCGACGGAGCTCTGGCTTAGATTCCTGTTGTCTCCTCAAGGCAGCGAGGTTAGGGTTTTTTGTTGTACGTTGCACGACGGCGAGTTTTAGTGTTAATTTGATCTAAGATGAACCTACAACTTTATATAGGAGTATTTGGGTGGGAGTGAAAATTCACCTACCTCACGAATGTGAGTACTCCAAACTATATTTGGAAGATGACTGCCTTCTTTCTAtagcacagcacagcacagcacatcacgaggcttcttcttctcctccgtcTCTGTCGATCCCCACTCTCGACAGCTCCAATCCATTCTCAAATCCACTATCCAATCAGCCTCCAAATCGATGCTAACCATGCACCTCATCGGATAGCAGCAGCACGCCGGAGGCGGAGGGGATCGAGGAGGAGGCAGGAGCCGCCGGATCCATCGAGCTTCCGCGCGGCGGATCCAGATCCACCACCACCCGCGGGAGGGGGATGAGGAGCCGCGTCCTCGGAGCAGGGCGCCGCCGCCTGGGCCTGGCCCGCATCTCAGCGCTCGGTTCTACTTCTATCTAGGGTTTCAACCAACAAATCGGCCTCCTAATCCCGGCCATGGAGTCGCCGCCGCACAAGCTCAATGTCGGCCGGGACGAGGACCGAATCAGCGCGCTCACCGACGACCTCCTCGTCCGAATCCTCGAGCGCCTCGACTTGCGCCAGGCGGTCCGCGCCGGCGCACTCTCGACGCGGTGGCGTGACCTCCCGTATCGGCTATCGCGCCTGCACCTCGACGTCGGTCACTTCCAAGGCGCCACGCCGCTCGAGGTCATGGACGCTTTCACGGGCGCGGCACAGAGGTTGCTCTCTGTGGCGCTTCCTCTGGCcgagggcgagggcggcagtgcTGCCATCATTCCCATCAAATCCCTCATCCTCAGCTTTTACCTGTCATCCCCTCACCTGAGCGCCATAGGCCGCACCGTCGAGGACGTTGTGAGCTACGGCAAGACCGAATGCCTTGAGTTCTCCATATCCCCGCCGCGAGGGAGCAACGCCAACCTGCTGCTCGCGGAGATTGGACAGCAGTTCATGTCCTTCTCCGGCGCCTACCCAGTCGGCAGTCGCCTTCTCGTGGCTCACCAGCCTTACACTAAAGCGCCTTGCGTTTGGCCCTTCCGACGTCACCGAGCTCATTAGCGCTTGCGGTAGGCTTAGGCACCTCACCCTGAAACTCTGCAGACTGATTGATCCACGCTCCACGCTCAAGATCGACGTGCCGTGCTCTAGGATCCAGGAGCTCGAGTTCTTTGGCTTTGGGTGTAGACAGATAGAGCTCATTTCTGCACCCAAGCTTAGGCAAGTGTGGTGCCAAAATTGGCTCTTCGACAACCCTCCAGTGTGCTTCGGCTATGTTCCTGAGCTTCGTGTTGTAAGACTCTTTTCTAAAACCATGGCATGGCAGGCGTCATTCACGCTGAGCGAGTGCCTGTCAAAGAGTGCAACGAACCTGTCGAAATTGCATCTTGATTTTCTCCACCAAATGGTAAAGCTAATTTCTATGCACCACTTAAATTCTTCTGCATCTACATACCATATGTTCTTGTCTACCAATTTCAGCTGTGTATTTATGTTCTTGCTGCAGATTTGGATTCAGCCAGAACATCCGAAGCAGCTCACTGCTATATTCAGAAATCTCACCTCTgtgtttcttttgggtatcttcACTGAGTGTGATCTGAGCTCGACACTATTTTTCCTTGAAGCTGCACCTGTGCTGCAGAATATTGCAGTAAGTATTAATTACCCGTCTTTTTTATTTAGCCCACATCTTAGCATGTTTACATTTTTACAATGATATGTTTTGCTGATATTTAGTATTAAAAACATAGCAAGTTAATCTAATTTCCAACCATTCACCAACTTATCACAAATACTAAAAGTAGTGCATAGAAGACACAATGTAATTTTGCAGCGAGGCAATGTCTTCTCCAAAAATCCATCCTGTGTTTTTCTCGAGGAGGAAAACCATGGCCTCTGCATCGAGTGATGCAAATAGCCCTCTTGATTAAAATTGTTTATTACAAAGTATTTTGGTCAAAAGAAATACAAGGAATATAGTTGTAATTTCATAAGAACCCCGGAAGCATATTCAACTATGTTACTTTACCTAGGATTTACTTCATGCAAATTCCTCCAAAACTTGATAAGGGCCTAAACTTACATTTTAATGGCAATTGTTGTAATGTTGTCCTTCATGGGTTGGTGGCAAGCTTTCATTAACATGTGTTATTTACTTTCTATGTCCTTGCTTGAAGTTATCTCGACATTGTTGTATCATGACGCTCGAGAACAGTGCCGAGAAGACCAATGTGGTGTGGAAGCCATCCAAGGATTTGATGCAAATTCCTCCAAAACTTGATAAGGGCCTAAACTTACATTTTAATGGCAATTGTTGTAACGTTGTCCTTCATGGGTTGGTGGCAAGCTTTCATTAACATGTGTTATTTACTTTCTATGTCCTTGCTTGAAGTTATCTCGACATTGTTGTATCATGACGCTCGAGAACAGTGCCGAGAAGACCAATGTGGTGTGGAAGCCATCCAAGGATTTGAAGCACCTGAACTTGAAGGTGCTGCTGATCTTTGGGTGTGAGGATGAAGATAAGGTGACAAACTATGTAAGGCTTGTCATGGGACGAGCTGTGGGCTTGAACAGTATCGTGCTGCATGGTGAATACCCATGCGAGGACTGCAATGCCACTGACCTTGAAAGACCCAAGATGGGTAAAGAATCCAAGGTGGGTGAAGCTAGCAGACGTCGGATTAAGGAGCGACTCACACATGGATCATCCTCATCTGTGGAGATAGTTATCTGTTGACGGATATGGTCAAGGAATGCTAGTAGTCTCTTAACTCTCCCAGGCTTGGAGCAGCTAGAGCAATGACTGTGTGAGGCACACCCAGTTGTGATTCCAATTTCTATTTATTGATAGCCTGAGGATACTTGATTGATGTGGACCTTGCACTGTAGCTAAATTATGTGTGTACTGTAATCTTGCTGCATGCTTTATCTTCCAGTTTACCGAGTAATTGCCAGATATTTGCGCATGTAATGACAAATTCTTGAGGCGTTCTCTTTTTGCCGAGAAAACTTTCCATGTACTGAGAAATCCCCTACTGTATCTGTGTTATGCCTGGAGGGTATCATTCAAATTCCTGAGGCGTTCTCTGTTTGGAATGTGACTGACTGAAAAGGGTGCAAATTAACTAAGCTATGCTATTCTATATCTGACTGGAAGCCTATCACATTGATCTGGATAATGGCTGGCAGTAGAACAGGACAGCATGCCTTTGACAATAATCTACAGTTTGGTCTAACATATATTCCCATAAAAAGGATGTATCAAGAAACGAGACTGTCTTATAGAATCACATATATAAGAGTTTGTGCTATAGTATCTTTTTCTCTCGAAGGGACTACAAAAATTTCCCCAGTAGGAACATGATCTTTATTCCATCATTTTTGCTACATGGTCTACCAATGTCGGTGATAAAATTTTGAGGATAACCCTACCCAAAAAACAGTAGAGATGTTTTAGCCTTTTACATTAGCAGCCCTCAGAAAGTGTTCAAAGGTAGCATTCCCTGCATACTGCTGCATTTGTTGTGACCGATCGTCCTCCGTCATGCATAGTTGGATTAACCATCATTCTATTGTATCCCTACTGAAGAGCCACTTGCCGCAAGTATCATGCGTCAACAATATGCATGATTCAATTGATTGTTGCCAGCAATAGTGGCTGCCAATGAAAGGTGCAGTTCAGAAGCAGTTGCTCTTGTAGGGGTTTTGGCAGTTTCAGCCGCGCCTTCAGGTTTTAGGTGCACCCACTCATATGAATGTGCGCAGTTTGCAAGAAACAAGAATAATCACAGAGTTTTTTCAATATTTAATGAAGTTTTTCAGCTTTTCTTTGAACATTCTCATGGTATTTGTTACCAACATTAATATCTATAGATTTCTGAAAAAACGGAAAATATTGGTCAGACTTTTCAAACAGTTCATATAAATATTGCTTTGAGACATTCTACTCAGATGATCTGTGACAACAGAATTATTTGTATTTGAGAAATCAATATTAACCTGCTTTGTGCAAATTGCGAATTGTAGTAAGTATGAAGTTGTTCACAAGAAGTTACCAGTTCTAAATTCAATACGTTCTTCTTTCGAAGTGTTCTGCTAGGGCTAAGATTGCAGGACCTTGTGCTCAAATTTGCAAAGTAACACTTGATTGTGTGCGTGCAAGTCCCCGATTCAAAGACCAAACACTTCCCTCCAGCGACGGCCTTCTTCCCTTCCCAGAAGTAACAATTTTTCCAGACTAACTGAGCGTTGAATTGATCAGAATGAGACGTCCTCACCATGATAAAAAAAGTGGATAGCCTGCCAGATAATATTTTATCCACCTTTTGGATAACAAGTATGAGAAGCCATGTGGTATAGACAAAGGGTACCCTAGGTAAGTGCATGTAAAGTCTGAGACAGGGCATTCCAAAATGGCAGCAGGCTCAGCGATATCTTCTTGGTTCATGTTTCTAGAATCAAAGATGCTTTTGCTGAAATTGATGTGTAAGGCGGTCAAGTATGAAAAAATGGCGAGTATGTGCTTGGTCACACTTGCTTGTCCAATTTCCCCTTTGAGCAGTAGTAACGTGTCATCAGCATAATGCGCTATCCACAACCGTTCGATCGGGTCTGCAACTAGGATCAAATGGTAGGTTGAGAGAGGGCCACCCAGGCCTGGCCCTAACGGGGGAGGGGCGGCTGTATCGGGCCCCCAAAATCCCCCAAACCAAGGGGCCCAACAAGGGGAACATGCTTGTACTGCCATACTGGGCCTAGGCCAACTACCAAAACCCTAACAACATCTACAACCAGGTGCTCCATATCCACCGCAAATGCCCGGGCAGCCTGCGTGGTCACTGCCCTGTCAAGATTTTGCCACCCAACCAGACCGGGCAAACCCGGCCCAAACGCCCGGGTTGAACGATACTCCCCATATTCAAGCCATATGTGGGGGCAGATATGGGATGATTGGACGCACCCGCCATGTCGAATTGGCCGTAGGGACCCACGCAGAAACCCATCAACTCGACAGGCGCCTCCTTCGATTTTCGGTGAGGGAGGTGAGGACGCATTCATGGCGCCGTGTGGCGCCTCTCCGGCGTGCCGCCTAAGGGATCAAATCTGGCTATTTAAGCCAGACATCGGCAACCCAACCCTAGCCCATTCCCatttctacccccccccccccacctccgcGCCATCACCTTCAAAATTCCTTCGCTGCTAGCCGCTAGCCATGGCCCAGAAAAGGATCACCACCTATGCCATGCTCACTTTGGAGTTGCGGTTGCAGCTGCTAGAGGAGATCTGAGCCAGGCGCGAAGCTCGGATCGCAACCTGCCTGCCCCCGGACTCGCCGGAGCTGAGGACGAGGAGCAAGAGTTGCAtgagcgggaggaggaggcggagccggaggaggaggaagaggccaaAGGATAGGATGATCTGGTGCCTCCGGCTATGGGCTTCGCCATGGCCGACGCGCTGGCAGAGTTCGTCTCGCCCAAGTCGAGGAGGCGGTTGAGCAGCAAGCCATCCTCGACTCCATCCAATTGGAGACGGAGGTGGAGGCCAACCTCTGCTTCCTCTGGGAGGTGGACATGGCACTGGAGGTGCTCTTTGCCGACGAGGAAGACGATGAGGAGGATCCGCCTTTGCGCTCGGCCGCAGATGACCATGAGACCGGTGGCTTTGTCACAAACTTCATCAACATCTCAGACAAGGAGGACGAGTAGTATAATTGGTAGTAATACATACGTAGATCGTTCCATTGCTTGCTATTGTATGAAAATACGAATCATGAAATGGGTAGTATGGTTGTGGGAGATGAAATATGAGGTACGACCGATCACCGTCCGGGGATGAACCCGGCCGCGTCCACGGTTGTTTGACAACTCAAATTAGCTATGTGTAGTTGTAGATGCTGCATAGCACCGATGACGCATACGCCAATAATGTGAGATCGCTTGATTCTAGCGATTTTCAGTAAAGCGACCTCAGTTGATTCTTCCCCGTCTCACTTCAAGCACTCAGATCCTACGTGACCATGCCCGAGCACGACAAGTTCGTCAGCTGTTCTGTTCAGCTCTTCCCGGCTGGCCCAACATTGTACGCCATGGCCGCATCCTTCCTTCCTAATTTCCCCCTTGTTCACCCAACCTGATTCCTCCTACCTGCACGGCTACACCCCTCCATCTAATCCATGACTATCTGATGTCTATGTATCAAGACTCCTTATGTGATGAGGATGGAAAAGCTGAACAATCTCCTTTTCTGGATTttatcaaggaagatcacaactaGGCTTTGAGTAGGTGGACATTTGGCTGACTCATAGTTCTGAAGACAGTGTGAGGTATCGTTGATTTCTTTTCCtggtacatactccctccgtcccaaaattcttttcttagattagtctacatacggatgtataaatacttgatacatccgtatgtagactaatctaagacaagaattttgggacggagggagtatttgcaaATTACACTTACCGCACAGTCATGATTGATAAACCATCAAATCTTGGCCGttgttttatttttgaaaaaaatgataGCCCCATTCTCCTTATGCTACTCCGACCGTGCGACTAGACCTATGCATGTTGTTTAATCTCTAGACTCCAAGATTTCCCATCGCCGATCCGCACACTACCACGTCGAGAGGTTTAGAGGCTGAGTCACCAAGAGGAGACTGCACATCGCCCGAAGTTATGTCCATATTTCATATGAACATTCTTTTTGATGCACTTCAAAGTGTTTACTATAGTAAGATTTCATGTATAAATATATACATTGGTTATTATTGATGTTTATGTCAAAGGGCCCTGGGTTATAGGTTCACCCAGGACCGGCCCTGGGGTTACCCTGACGGGCTCCACATCTTGACTGGAATTGCTCTCCCAACTCCACATTCATTAGGATGCGAGCATTTCATGTTTTGAAAGTAAAATTCTGAAAATAGGTGCGTAGATCCAATACAGTAGGCATTTTAAAGCAGTGTTTAAATATATTACCCATAAGTTTTCTCGCCACCAATATCCAAAACTAACCAAAAATAACAACTGACTAGGCACAATCATCGCTCTAGTAGCAGCCGTGAGCACTTATTTTAAGAGATTGTTACAATTCTTTGACAATCAACATATTGTTATCTTGACAGACAAGGAGAATTCATGTGTGAGTCGCTCCTTAATCCGATACCTGCTAGCTTTGTCAACAAGGGATCTTGTGGACTCAAGTTCAAGGTCCATGGCATTGCACTTATCACAGGGGTGTTTACCATGCAGCTCGATTCTCTTCAAGCCCACGGCTCGTTCCATGAAAAGCCTTAGATAGTTTGTCACCTTCTCTTCCTCCTCGAACCCTGACATCGCCAATAACTTCAAGTTCAGGTGCTTCCAATCCTTGGATGGTTCCCACAACATGTTGGTCTTCTGGGCACTATGCTCAGACGTTTTGACACATGGATGCTGATTTCGGTCCAACTTCATGCATGCACAGAGAAGATAAACACATATTGCAGTTACGTATCTCCTTTGCAGTTAATAAGAAAAATGAAACCAGCAATACCAGTATTTAAGTTCAAGGTGAAGCTTACTGTAAAATTCAGTAGGGCAGGTGCAGCTTCGACGATGAACATGGTCCAGTTCAGATCGCACTCAGGAAAGATACAGTAAAGATACACCTCGGTCAGGTTTCTGAATATTTTAGTGAGGTGCTTAGGATGTTCTAGTTGAATCCAAATCTGCAGCAAAAGCAAGAACACAACAGACAACTACAATTAGTAGGTactaagaagaaatatgatatgtACTACTAGATGCAAAGAGAAATTCATGTGAAGTGTTGAAATAAACATACCATTTCGCAACCAAAATTGAGATACAATCTCGACAGATTCGTGGCACTCAAGCACTCGCTTAGCGCAAATGGCGCCTGCCACACCCCAGCACGTGAACCGAGGTTCACTTCAAGAAGTTCGGGAACGTGGCCGAAGTGCACCGGAGGGCTATTGCAGGGCCAAGACCAGCACCATATTTCTCTTAGCTTGGGGACGGAGATGAGCTCGATACATGTGCAAGCAAAGTCAATGAACTGAAGCTCCTGGAGCCCGGAGCACGGTGTGTCGATCTTGAGTGCGGAGTGATGATCAACCAGTCTGCAAGATGTCAGGATGAGGTGCTTGAGCTTATCACAAGCTTTAATAAGACCCGCGACGTCATCGTCTCCAAACGCTAGGTTCTGGAGGGTTAGCCTGGTGAGCCACCGGAAGGCGACGGGGCAGGCACGGGAGAAGGACATGAACCGCTCCGCCTGCCCCATCTCGGCGAGCAGCTGA from Triticum aestivum cultivar Chinese Spring chromosome 4A, IWGSC CS RefSeq v2.1, whole genome shotgun sequence harbors:
- the LOC123084072 gene encoding uncharacterized protein; translation: MELRSGRRLTSLPPRNKSSPSNIDIGQDEDVISTLPDHLLLEILERLHLREALRVGAASTRWRHLPHQLSHLELGVDQFHGATPVEIMDAFTGAVRRLLSVCPPPCPACSRAIKTLVLRFYMADPLQLSSIGGGVEDIVSRGETEWLEFYILPPASSTDEITQLLAEMGQAERFMSFSRACPVAFRWLTRLTLQNLAFGDDDVAGLIKACDKLKHLILTSCRLVDHHSALKIDTPCSGLQELQFIDFACTCIELISVPKLREIWCWSWPCNSPPVHFGHVPELLEVNLGSRAGVWQAPFALSECLSATNLSRLYLNFGCEMIWIQLEHPKHLTKIFRNLTEVYLYCIFPECDLNWTMFIVEAAPALLNFTLDRNQHPCVKTSEHSAQKTNMLWEPSKDWKHLNLKLLAMSGFEEEEKVTNYLRLFMERAVGLKRIELHGKHPCDKCNAMDLELESTRSLVDKASRYRIKERLTHEFSLSVKITIC